The segment GAATAGCTTATAGGGCCAATACAGAATACTTACCTGCTAcctctttttttatttttgtatgtaGCCTTAGTTGAAAGTTAATGAACACACATTTCACCTGTTAAAGTGTTATTAGAGGCCCTTATAAACTCACATTATTTAGTCATATTGCAGATCCCTTGTGAAACCTCTATAAGTGCTGTTGGTTTTGTACAGTAGCATTGTAGGTTACGGTACATACCGTAGGTTATGCTACAACAAATTGTATCTGTGGTTGATGAATCACAGTTCACAGTGTCTCAGTGCGATTATATGATGACCTTTCCTGGAAATAACAAGTGTCTGAAAACAAACATACTTCTATGGAAAACACTGGAATGGCTGTGATGCAGACAGCAGAAAATGTCAATATTTTCTCCCCTAAAATCAGTTATTCCATTTGTTCCTGAGCTTTAGcattactgtcctgtactgtatacAGGCCCAGCCCTCAGCATGAATGTTATCAGCAATTACTCACTTTTTTTCCTCCACAGAACTTGTTGGTATCCGGTTGCTAAGCAACCTTATTTTGTTTGTCTAGATGAAACCAATCTGTCAAAATTTGCAAGCTCACGTCTAAATTCTCAAATTATATGCATACTGCAATTCCAACCACAAAATGTACTGGCTTTGATTTTAAGCCTCAAAATACAAGAACTTGCCTAACTAAcagctaaatgtttgttttggACTTTGTTAAAATTAAAATTCTATTCTTTTTTTAGGCTCCACGTGTGTTCATGGAAAATAAACCAATTAGCGTGGGGGGAGTGATACTGAGGGTTCTGCATAGAGGCAGAGGAGTCTGCTTTCTATGAAGTACTATATTACGAGAAAGATATAATGTGACAAAAGTTTTCATGAAGACACTTACGTGGACAATGTGGGAATGAATACTGTATACTCCACACATGTAATGGTTTGTTCACAGGTAGCCAAGGTCTATAGGTATGGTATTGTAGGTATGGTTCTACATAGGCTACACCTGCTTGAGAGGTGATTAATCGCTCGCCATACCACAACACTATCCAGTCTCAGTGCCTGAAAATTATGCATTAGCACTGTTGACTACACCCGGCTGATGCACTGCGGTCAGGCACGTCTCGGCGCACCTTTGAAGGTGTATCAGGAAGGAGGTGAATGAGAATCCACGCATGAGGTGAAACAATGTTTTTATCATATTTCTACTCCATGCTTGGTATTCTAAAACAATACGAATGTTGCCTAAATTAAGATACATATTTAACTTGGTGTGCACACTAATTGCATATGAATACAGAACATGTGCTTTAAATAATTGAAATATTATATTAGCACACATAAGCGTCCCATCTGCATACTTTCAATACAATATGTTTCACTTATAGAATATCTAATCACGCCATTTAACATTGTATCATACATTCATGACCTTACCTGCATGACACGGTTACTTCAATTTTAGTTGCAGGAACGATGTTGTTCAGCGGATCGAACTCCCCTATTGATGCCATCATCTCTTTAAATGTGCACGTTTCAAGCTCTTTTGGTGAAATATCTCAAGTATATTCTCGACCATTAAAAACTTAAATCAAACCACACGTTAGTTGTAGAGCCATATCCGTCTTCATTGAGTTTTGGAAAGAAGCGAGTCCAAGAGTAAAATACATTGCATTGGAGAGGAAAGCAATTCATCCTTCACAGTGTAGCCAACAGGAGAACTGAAGCGCGAGCGTCTCAGCTTTCGACAGGTGGTGTAAGAAGCTCGGGATACACTTTTGCAGAAGGATTTTTTTTGGTGTTGCAAGGATTATACTATTTGTTTCTTTCTCTGATACTATTTCAACCTTCAATCcatttgtttgttttatcttttattttttttattttatattattattggCTTGCTTGACACAAGTATACAGGATACATACATTGTATCCTGCAATTATGCAACAAATCAAAGCATATTTAAATGTACACCTTACTTTTAGTCCtggatacagaacaaaaataagTCTATAATTGAAACCCATTCGTTCATTTGAGAACTTATTCTTGAGTATCTTGAATTGTTTATTATTTCCCTCCTCTAAGACAGGCCACCTAGTAATGCAGACCTTGTGCTTTGTTTGttgaaatatttgtatttgttataATAGATTGTTGTTTCTCTTCCAAATCACCTCTTTTTAAactatatttttaaatgtaacctttatttaactaggtaaaccagttaagaacaaattttaatttacaatgacggcctaccccagccaaaccctaacccggacaacgctgggccaattgtgcaacaccctatgggactcccaatcatggcagGTTGTGCTACACaccaggatcgaaccagggtctgtagtgacagctCTAGTGCagagatgccttagaccgctgcgccactcgggagccatttTGTAGGCCTACCTGTACTTTTCACAGAATGCAGTACTGTTGAGGCAGATTGATCAATCACAGACAAAGTTTTTTGTGACCAATCTAAAGAAACTTAGGTATGTTTACGGATAAGATTTAATGAAGAAAATTCAAATAAACTAAATTCAGGAGAAAAGTCTCACAGTCAGCCTCGTCTCAGAGGTAATCAAAGTTATGGATCACATATTTTCTGCTCACACCAAAGCCTTTCATAAACAAATAGAAACATTGCTCTGTAAAACAGGTTTCATTGAATCCAGAAACCTCCCTGTAGGTGTTTTTATAATCTGGTAAGAAAGCCACCCTACGTGACTTGGTTTGCATTATGATACATCAACTGATGCAAGGAGGGGATGGAACTTGACCTGAGAGAGGATGGCTGGTAGAGAGAAGGCTcagttgtgtgtgttttggttcTTATCACACCGTTTGCTCCAAGGGAACCCAGAGGGAAGGGTTTGAGGAGGAAGATTAAGGTTTCCAGAAGCACTGTATGAGGGGAAGAAAAGTAATCACATCCATCATTAGAGGAAATACGTTTCCCTTTAAGAGGTATTTATTTTCCAGGTAAAAGAGTTCCAACAAGGTACACAACTACAATTTAGTTTCACTTAATCATTTACAGAGAGATGTATGGAGCAGGATTGTTGAGATTAATCACTTGCCTTTCACTGCTACAAACAATCAGACAGAAATAATACATTAGACCTTACTAAAACAGAAACAGCAAGAGATAAGACTGAAGCTAAACCTCTGAAACACCCGGACCATTTAATGACTTACACATACAAGAGGACCGATTGTTGTATTGATCCATTAAGCGTAATAGACTCCCTCATCCTTAGTCCACTTCAGCTCTAACTGACAGTGAATGTGATGGTATCTTTGCTCCAGTCGCCGAGTAGAACAAATGATGATGGATAAATGTTATTTATACCTGCTGGCTATGTCTATTGTTCTGGAGGCACACTCAATTTGGCAGCTGATCAGGCAGAAATTGAAATTCTTCACGCAGGAAAAaataattgagagagagagggggggggtagtaACAGAGGAAGAGGGTATAATTATCTGCCCattttccactcctctctttttGGGGAGCCTCTATATCTTCTGGGTGAAAGAATGATAAACTCTGCTTTGGCCTCACTGGCTGCATCCATCTGCTGGAATACTTAATTGCCCTCAGGGTGAATTCCTGTTTAGTTTTCTTGTCACAGACCAGGGGCTAGCCAGGGAAGAGAAAACGCATGGCTGAAAGTTACTGTCATTATACCTGCAAACAAAGGACATGCAGTGTCTTTATACCCTTGAGATGACAATGCACCAGCTAGTTCCTAACCCTGATAGAGGAGGTAAACAATGTTCCAAAGAAGCCTAATCCCCTATCGAGACAGCAGGGAGAAAGACTATCCCTGGTCCTTATTGTCCTCTTCGTCCTGTGCACTCGTACAATGCAACCACACAAGTTTTGCTGAGGCCCAcctgcttttgtgcgggcttaTTCCTACTGTCAGTGGTGAAGTTGTTTTTCTCCTGCGTAATTTGTTGTATGTTATTTCCTGGTTTTTAGAGACATACCTGATTTATGGTCATTGCCTGATTGTTGGCTAGACCAAGCGAAATAAACGCATCCATTGGAAgtattgctctctgcgcctgactctacacccaccactcctagaatTCCGTGACAGAAGCCAGCACCAGAACATGAAGTAAGCAGGAGCAGCtgcaccccccccctcccatccatGGAAGAGCGTGTCCTCCATCACACAGCCATCCTACACCGGATTGGGACGgcgatggatcaaatgatggagagatgggagaggagcggCCTCCCTACTTCGTCTTCAGCTCCTCTTCAGCCTGCACTACCAACTTCTCCGGCGGCGTCTGGACCCAGCGCTCTTCGGCTCGCGCTCCAGAGGGCGTACGATGGAACGGCTGCCGGGTGTAAGGGGTTCTTGCTCCAGCTAGAGCTTTACCTGGCTACTGTTCGCCCGACTCCCttgggagaggagagtgtgagcggcctcgtctcctgcctgacgggtagagccctggagtgggccaacacGGTCTGGGAGGGTCCAGACTCAGCGAGGGACCATTCCCCtgagttcacccgccgtttccgGGCTGTATTTGACGACCCACCAGAGGGTCGAGCGGCGGGTGACCCTGGCCGTTGGAgcggggtggaacgacagggccctgatggaccaCTACCGGTGTAGCCTCcaggaggacgtccgcagggagctagctTGTCGGGACACCACCCTCACACTAGACGAACTAATCGACATGTCAAcccggctggacaacctgctagCTGCTCGCGGGCGTCCAGAGAGGGTTCTGCTTGTTCCACCCCCCACCACTCCCGCTCCAACATCCATTAGGGGGTGCTGCATCTAGGgcgactggaggaggaggaggcctcCTCCAgcaccagttgtggtcggagagggcacactgccgaccggtgctggaggagctcGTCTGGGAGTCGAGAGGGCAGGCAGAGCACTGCTCGgacaccccaggtgagtcagcaccagactcacccagagctccctgttggtcATATGTTTGTACTAATCTCTTTTCCTGAGTTTTTCCCCTCTTCcaagcataaggcgctagtcgattcaggtgcAGCTGGGAGTTTTATGGACCACGGGTTCGCCCATAGGTTAGGGTTTCCGTTGATGCAGATAGGCCAACCCTTCCCCGCGCACTCCCTAgaccgttagggtcagggctggtcagggaggtcacggttccactggacatggtaaTGCAGGGGGTCATAAGGAGCGGATTTGTCTCTTCctcattgattctcctgcgtttccagtggtgctgggaaTTCCCTGGTTGGCTATTCACAATCCCAAGATTTCATGGAAACGGGGGCTCtaaaggggtggtcagaggagagttcaggtaggtgtataggagttttcATCGGTGCAACAACgatggagagtccagaccaagtttccacttTGTGCATTGcctcagaatatgccgatttggctatgcTTTCTGTAAAAAAGAGGgcaacccaattaccacctcatcgacgaggggattgtgcgataaacctccaggtaaacgtagcacttcccaggagtcacgtgtacccgctgtcacaggaggagacggtggctctggagacatatgtcactgaatctctgggacagtggtacattcggccctccacgtcacccgtctcctcgagtttcttttttgtaaagaagaaggagggaggtctgcgtcagtgcattgattatagaggtctaaattccatcacagtggggtttagttacccggtacctctcatcgctacagcggtggaatcatttcacggaacagctttttcacaaaactggatctcaggagcgcatataacttggtgcgtatccgggagggggatgagtggaagaccgcgtttagtaccacatctggccagtctgagtaccttgtcatgccgtatgggttgaagaatgctccagccgtctttcaatcctttgtagacgagattctcggggacctgcacgggcaggatGTGGTGGTTTATATCGATGGCATTCTGATTTATTCCACCACACGCGTCGCGCGAGTGTCTCTGGTGCGCAGGGTACTTgggcgactgttggagcatgacctgtaagtcaaggctgagaaatgtgtgttctccaaacaagCCGTCTCTTTCCTggggtatcgcatttccacatctggggtggtgatggagtgtgaccgcgttGAGGCCGTGCGTAATTGACCAACAGTaagtaaaggaggtgcagcggttcttagggttttccaattactaccggaggtttatccggggttttggccaggtggcTGGGGAGGCTTATTCCTAATGTCAATGGTGAAGTTGTTTTTCTCCTGCGTTTCCTGGTTTTTGGAGACATACCTGATTTATGGTCATTGCCTGATTGTTGGTTAGACCAAGTGAAATAAAGGCATCCATTGGAAgtattgctctctgcgcctgactctacACCCACCACTCATAGACTTCCGTGACACCCACAGATGTTTTAGGGCTTTAATACAGCTTAATTTCTAGTACCGTTTAGGCCAGTTTGGATGCTCAAAATAGGGCACTCCACTACAATCTCCACAGGGTAGATAAtgaagcacagacacacacacaaaacaaggtAAAGTGCAATCAGAGGCATGAAGAGTGTAATGAGCAGGACTAAGTTAGGAGAGTGGAGCTTGTGAATCAGAGTTAATGAAGTAATGTACAAACACAAAGTTATATTGGCTGCACTGGTTTCTGTTGGGtgctttttatatatatatatatctacaatcTCTGGGGAGGAATTCAGATAGCGCAAGTGTCTAGATGATCTCAGCTCTTACTGTGGGTTGTTTCTGAAATCAGGCACCAGTTCTAGGGCACATACAAGTTGGAGGGGACTGCATGGGAATAAGGCAACAAGACAACGCGTCTGATAGAGTGCCTACCTCTGACACTTCAGATTCGGCATCACCAACATCACTTTCCTCTCAGACAGCATCTGGACTGGCATAAATCAAACACATGAATAACAATGACTCACCATGCCTTCTGTTGTCTGAACTGCAGAAACTTGACTGTGATTTTGAGGAAATTGAGCAATGTATGATACATTATTAGGATGGCAACAAACGCTGTCTCAATGCTGCCTTAGAGTAAGCAATATTCTGATGTCTGGTTTCTTGGAAGTAATAATGTTTCAGAGCTTAAGGTCAGAAGTGGTATGAGGAAAGAGTCTACAGCTCCATCAAACAGATCCATTTGTACAGCAAAAAAAACGAGATTGGACGTTATCTAACGGTTCAATACCTCTATCGGCATAAAGACAACATGCCCTTGCTTTTGTTGTGCTAACTTTCTCTTCCATCAAGCAGTTCAGTCATGAACAATTATAATACATTATACCAGACAAATTGCAGACTCTGATCACAGCCTTAACAAAGTCAAGCTGCAGATTCGGTTCTTGTTGTCGAGATTAAACCAATTGTTTCAAGACATTTACGGAAATAGATGttatgaaatactgccccctggtTTTATAAAACACAAGCATCTCTTTTTTGTATCTCTGTGACACAATATTGTTGCAATTCGTTTTATATCCAGCAGATGGCAGCGTATGTCAAGACTAGTGTGAATTCACACTGAGGGAACTTGTTTCAATGTAGCTAGCTCgagaacgtttttttttttagaatgaGACGCCAGAGTAGCCACAGACAAACGGaaagacacacacaaatataGTTCACAGATAACTCAAGGataaacatacacatacataatAACACTGACACTCAAGACAAAAACCTGAGCACAGCACACACAAATGTACcaaaaacatatatatacagCCAATATATCATATTAGATGCTGTTAAATGTTGCATGGTGCACAGAAACACAAGTGGGTGTTGCAGTCGGATCTCTCAGTGCATGCTATGCACAAAAGTAGTAACAACCTCTGTGAAGGATGAATGCATCCCACCACTCTATGTGTCCTGTCCTTAAATCAACTGCTGTGCTGCAGGCCTCTCTCACACTGGCTAgcaaaacctgtgtgtgtgtgtgtgtgtgtgtgtgtgtgtgtgtgtgtgtgtgtgtgtgtgtgtgtgtgtgtgtgtgtgtgtgtgtgtgtgtgcgcgcgtgtgcttGCGGTACAGTGGAACTCCATTGGCTGTGTCCTGTTTGTTTTTTAATAAACCGTGTGTGTGCTTTCTCAAAAGGGGGAGCCTCTAACTGATTTTTttgtggaggcaggtagcctagtggttagagtgttggactagtaactgtaaggttgcaagattgaatacctaagctgacaaggtaaaaagcttTCGTTCTGctcctaaacaaggcagttaacccactgttcctgtcatataaaataagattttgttcttaactgacttgcctagttaaattttaaAAAGACATTCTAGACTTTTCCTAACACAGAGATTCAAATTATTGTGTGATTCTCTTATCAACCCCTGTGTGTGGGCATGATCTCTTGACCTAGATATTCATGAAAATGTTAGTGCCAGATTAATTTTCGTTAGCGAGTAATAGATTTGAGAGAAAACAACTATTCAATCACCAACAAGATTAAAACAACATTCAATTAAATCAATTCCCATATTACTTgctgatatacagttgatatcGACCAGTTGATAGGATCATCTTTAGTGGGATCATCTTTAGAAAATAAACATTATGTCTTCTGTGGGTAGGCCTATGCTATGTCTAATCAAAATGGTTAACCTAAATCGGCATACAAACAATCGTTATAATTGTAGTAAAATAATAAGGAGGGGACAATACTCCTCTGTTGGTTATTGTGCGGTACGTGAACGCGCCGCAATCAACAGTGCTCAGCGTCTTCTTGAGAGCGCGCGAGAGATCCACGGAGAGACAGGACGAcgatgggagaggcaggaggagggcgCGAGACAAATAGGGAAAATCCCAATAATGGAGTGGCGGCGGAGGAGGTCGGTTTCGCGAGCTCGGACTGGTCATAGTTGACGTTTTCATTTTCTCAAAATTGGATGTAAATTCTATAATTAGGGAGTGTGCGCCGATATCTCTAGCTCAAAGAAGCCCTGCACGGATGCCTCAGATGCTACACTTAAACGGGGGATCCACCACTGGCACCAGGCAACAGTTTATCATTTCTGGTGGACTTGGATGAGGATGCTAAAGGACATATTTTTAAGATAGCATTGGTTGAGGATATTGCAAAACCGTATTACTGTGAAATATCCTATTTCGGACTCCACTTCTCTTTTCAAAGGAACGATACATTATTAATTACCAGTATTATACATACATGTATCTATTCAACAATGGCTTGTAGGCTTGTAGGTTCGCAGGTTGAATCTACAATGATATGGTagccaaaaataaataaataaaggctagtcaataataataattaatcaaCGTATTTTAATATAAAGGATTTGTTTTATTAATAGCTACACTCCTACCAAATTTACAATCACAGCTTTCACAAACGGAGATGCGCAAAAAGTGAGTCATTAAAATAACGAAAAGAAAGCTACTGTATAGTGGAAAACATGTTGCCTTCACAAGAAGCCGCCAAGATTTACCATGATAACTACATGCGGAACTCCCGCGCCATCGGGGTACTTTGGGCGATATTCACCATATGCTTTGCCATCATCAACGTGGTGGTCTTCATTCAGCCCTACTGGATCGGGGACAGTGTGAGCACGCCGCAGGTGGGTTACTTCGGCTTGTTTCACCAGTGCGTTGGAAGAGGACCGCACAACCGAGAGCTCACCTGCACGGGAAGCTTCGCCGAGTTCAGCTCCATCCCCTCCGGCGCCTTCAAAGCGGCGTCGGTCTTCGTGTTTCTGTCCATGTTGCTGATTCTGAGCTGCATCGCCTGCATGGCGCTCTTCTTCTTCTGCAACACCGCTACCGTCTACAAGACTTGTGCCTGGATGCAGCTCCTATGTGGTACGTCAAATCAATGGAAACTCAGTTACACAATATTGTTTCAGCACATTAATATATTGGGGTATAGGATTTTCACTGGTTTGTCACAGGCGACTGAAAACACATGGTTACAAGTTACATGCAAACAACCTTGTAAAAAAAATTGCCACATGCTGCCTGTGCTGCTGCTATTGCTAAGGATGATGGGTTATGTCTACAGGCAGATTAGATTCACCTCGCTACAAAATCATTT is part of the Oncorhynchus masou masou isolate Uvic2021 chromosome 33, UVic_Omas_1.1, whole genome shotgun sequence genome and harbors:
- the LOC135528546 gene encoding LHFPL tetraspan subfamily member 3 protein-like, which encodes MLPSQEAAKIYHDNYMRNSRAIGVLWAIFTICFAIINVVVFIQPYWIGDSVSTPQVGYFGLFHQCVGRGPHNRELTCTGSFAEFSSIPSGAFKAASVFVFLSMLLILSCIACMALFFFCNTATVYKTCAWMQLLCAVCLVLGCIIFPDGWDAEVVRDLCGEETGKYTLGNCSVRWSYILAIIGILDALILSFLAFVLGNRQNNMFLEERKADNNKDFAVSGIEVRDRRSDPRYVGVQRLY